The following coding sequences lie in one Haladaptatus sp. DJG-WS-42 genomic window:
- a CDS encoding cupin domain-containing protein, with protein sequence MDAVSLSDSDVVEAIDGVHLAQLAAGEKMSVQHFHIEPGAKVPEHSHPHEQTGYVTKGTLIFLVDGEEISVSAGESYVVPGGEPHAAENRGDVPVDGLDIFSPPRLDVPWMED encoded by the coding sequence ATGGACGCAGTCTCCCTTTCAGACAGCGACGTAGTCGAAGCCATCGACGGTGTGCACCTCGCCCAACTCGCCGCCGGCGAGAAAATGAGTGTCCAGCACTTCCACATCGAACCTGGCGCGAAAGTCCCGGAACACAGCCATCCCCACGAGCAGACGGGCTACGTGACGAAGGGGACGCTCATCTTCCTCGTCGATGGCGAAGAAATCTCTGTTTCGGCGGGTGAATCCTACGTCGTCCCCGGCGGCGAACCCCACGCCGCAGAAAATCGCGGCGACGTGCCCGTCGATGGCCTCGACATCTTCAGCCCGCCGCGCCTCGACGTGCCGTGGATGGAAGACTGA
- a CDS encoding DUF5817 domain-containing protein, translated as MYAVVGCSNCGALKVVEGRPKTTNCTSCGKRLRYKKLKKFITTDDANEARQHRAQMLANRQGESEAFANVDSFGEMESYTGESMISDEEYLEGSGLDAAEITAAGKQATANHETMSKKDTVLAALAELDSPTETDVVKFAEQRGVSRGYVETALTRLVQAGEVSESRGVYRLL; from the coding sequence ATGTATGCGGTCGTCGGCTGTAGCAACTGTGGCGCGCTGAAAGTCGTCGAGGGACGCCCGAAGACGACGAACTGTACGAGCTGTGGCAAGCGCCTTCGCTACAAGAAACTGAAGAAATTTATTACGACCGACGACGCGAACGAAGCGCGCCAACACCGCGCGCAGATGCTCGCAAACCGGCAGGGCGAATCCGAGGCGTTCGCCAACGTCGATTCCTTCGGTGAGATGGAATCATATACGGGCGAGTCAATGATTTCAGACGAGGAGTACCTCGAAGGCTCGGGACTTGACGCCGCAGAAATCACGGCGGCGGGCAAGCAGGCGACCGCAAACCACGAGACCATGAGCAAGAAAGACACCGTACTCGCGGCGCTTGCGGAACTCGATTCACCCACGGAAACTGACGTGGTCAAGTTTGCCGAACAGCGTGGGGTCTCACGGGGCTATGTCGAGACGGCGCTTACCAGACTCGTACAGGCCGGAGAAGTGAGTGAAAGTCGGGGCGTCTATCGGTTGTTATAG
- the hmgA gene encoding hydroxymethylglutaryl-CoA reductase (NADPH) — translation MTEPADLVARVRDGDIRLHELEQHADADTAAAARRLYVEEETGADLSVAGEYAFDAADAASAIENMVGAIQVPLGVAGPVPIHGGEAEGTFYLPLATTEGALLASVNRGLSAIRAAGGSTARVIKSKMTRAPVFRVQDVAESVEVVEWVRANTDKLKEAAEETTSHGELLDVTPYVVGDNVFLRFGYDTKDAMGMNMATIATEAASAIVEEETPASLVALSGNLCTDKKPAAINAIEGRGRTVVADVRIPRELVEERFKTTPEAIAEVNTRKNLVGSAKAGSLGFNAHAANTVAAMFLATGQDAAQVVEGSNAIVTAEAREDELYASISLASLEVGTVGGGTKLPTQAEGLSVLGLRGGGDPAGANADALAEVIATGALAGELSLLSALASRHLSSAHAELGR, via the coding sequence ATGACCGAGCCTGCCGACCTCGTCGCCCGCGTCCGCGACGGAGATATTCGGCTTCACGAACTCGAACAGCACGCAGACGCGGACACGGCTGCCGCCGCCCGCCGCCTGTACGTCGAAGAAGAAACCGGCGCAGACCTCTCTGTGGCAGGCGAGTACGCCTTCGACGCCGCAGACGCGGCCTCGGCCATCGAGAACATGGTCGGCGCGATTCAGGTTCCTCTCGGGGTTGCGGGCCCCGTGCCAATCCACGGAGGCGAAGCAGAAGGAACGTTCTACCTTCCACTTGCGACGACCGAAGGCGCACTGCTCGCGAGCGTGAACCGCGGACTCTCCGCCATCCGCGCCGCAGGCGGTTCGACCGCCCGCGTCATCAAGTCGAAGATGACCCGCGCCCCCGTGTTTCGGGTGCAGGACGTGGCCGAATCCGTCGAAGTCGTCGAATGGGTCCGCGCGAACACGGACAAGTTGAAGGAAGCCGCAGAGGAGACGACGAGCCACGGCGAACTCCTTGACGTGACGCCCTACGTCGTCGGCGACAACGTCTTCCTGCGCTTTGGCTACGACACGAAAGACGCGATGGGGATGAACATGGCGACCATCGCCACCGAAGCCGCGAGCGCCATCGTGGAAGAAGAAACGCCAGCCTCCCTCGTCGCGCTCTCGGGGAACCTCTGTACGGACAAGAAACCCGCTGCCATCAACGCCATCGAGGGCCGCGGTCGCACCGTTGTCGCCGACGTTCGCATTCCGCGTGAACTCGTCGAAGAACGATTCAAGACCACGCCAGAAGCGATAGCGGAGGTCAACACCCGGAAGAATCTGGTGGGAAGCGCGAAAGCTGGTAGTCTCGGCTTCAACGCCCACGCCGCGAACACCGTGGCCGCGATGTTCCTCGCTACTGGCCAGGACGCCGCACAGGTTGTCGAAGGGTCGAATGCGATTGTCACCGCGGAAGCCCGCGAGGACGAACTGTACGCGAGCATCAGCCTCGCCAGCCTCGAAGTCGGTACCGTTGGCGGCGGGACGAAGCTCCCGACGCAGGCAGAAGGGCTCTCCGTGCTCGGGCTTCGCGGCGGCGGCGACCCGGCGGGTGCGAACGCAGACGCCTTGGCGGAAGTGATAGCCACCGGCGCACTCGCTGGCGAACTCTCGCTTCTGTCGGCACTGGCGTCGAGACACCTGTCTTCGGCACATGCCGAGTTAGGCCGATAA
- a CDS encoding GNAT family N-acetyltransferase produces the protein MPSGVTVRAAASEDVSAIKRVARAAYEAAYMEIIGQREIDAAMTAWYNDERLHDAIVNQETAYFVAEADEVVGYASGGGTDELGEGELYNIYVHPEWWGEGVGTQLLSAIENELTARGVSRLQLQVFTENDGARRFYEARGFTRVGEKETDLFTGTTTGIVVYAKALS, from the coding sequence ATGCCATCCGGCGTGACCGTTCGTGCGGCAGCGTCCGAAGACGTGAGCGCAATCAAGCGTGTCGCGCGGGCAGCCTACGAAGCCGCCTACATGGAGATTATCGGACAACGAGAGATTGACGCGGCGATGACGGCATGGTACAACGACGAGAGGCTCCACGACGCGATTGTGAATCAGGAGACCGCGTACTTCGTCGCTGAAGCCGACGAGGTGGTTGGCTACGCCTCCGGCGGTGGAACAGACGAACTCGGTGAAGGAGAACTCTACAACATCTACGTCCATCCGGAATGGTGGGGCGAGGGCGTCGGCACCCAGTTGCTCTCTGCCATTGAAAATGAACTCACTGCCCGCGGTGTGTCGAGGTTGCAACTCCAAGTGTTCACAGAAAACGACGGGGCACGACGCTTCTACGAAGCGCGCGGATTCACGCGCGTCGGCGAAAAGGAGACCGACCTCTTTACCGGGACGACGACGGGAATTGTCGTGTACGCAAAGGCCCTCTCCTAG
- a CDS encoding amidohydrolase, protein MTEAADRILLNAEVHTLTDPDEVADGVAIRDGRIVRIDRAYELDFLAGTETEIIDLDGSIVLPGFIDAHTHLNMVGRRLVHADLADANGPVDCLSLLTESARESGWILGYGYDESEWDDARYLTREDLDEVSTDRPVAAFREDLHVASLNSVALDQFLDAMPDEDVLAAGGEPTGVVVESALDVIFEATEPDAAEMRDLLTAAQRHANARGVTGVHDMVRNSTAPEVFRDLDLENELTLRVRLNYWSDHLDAAVETGLRTNHGSAMVETGAIKSYTDGSFGGRTAKLSTPYADADTTGQWVVTPEELDTVVGIADRAGFQACAHAIGDEAITAVLDAYEEQTADPEAARHRVEHAELLTDEHIERFAELGVVASVQPNFLRWADESGLYDARLGEQRRRQSNRYADLLDAGVPLAFGSDCMPLDPLFGIHHAVNAPDPTQRISVTDALRAYTAGAAYAGFAEDRRGTIEKGKQADLVVLDRSPWEHADAIEDIDVTMTLVGGEVVYDGR, encoded by the coding sequence ATGACCGAGGCCGCCGACCGCATCCTGCTAAACGCGGAGGTTCACACGCTCACCGACCCGGACGAAGTTGCAGACGGCGTCGCCATCCGCGACGGGCGCATCGTCCGCATCGACCGCGCCTACGAACTCGACTTTCTGGCTGGCACAGAGACAGAGATTATCGACCTTGACGGCAGCATTGTTCTCCCCGGGTTTATCGACGCGCACACGCATCTGAACATGGTTGGTCGTCGCCTCGTCCACGCCGACTTAGCCGATGCGAATGGCCCCGTTGACTGCCTCTCTCTGCTCACGGAATCCGCGCGCGAGTCGGGCTGGATTCTTGGCTACGGCTACGACGAAAGCGAGTGGGACGACGCCCGTTACCTTACCCGCGAGGACTTAGACGAAGTGAGTACCGACCGACCCGTGGCCGCCTTCCGCGAAGACCTCCACGTCGCCTCGCTCAACTCCGTCGCGCTCGACCAGTTCCTCGATGCCATGCCAGACGAGGACGTTCTCGCAGCGGGCGGCGAGCCAACTGGCGTCGTGGTCGAATCGGCGCTCGACGTGATTTTCGAGGCCACGGAACCCGACGCTGCAGAGATGCGCGACTTGCTGACGGCGGCCCAGCGCCACGCAAATGCCCGCGGCGTCACGGGCGTCCACGACATGGTTCGCAATTCGACCGCGCCCGAGGTGTTCCGCGACCTTGATTTGGAAAATGAACTCACCCTACGCGTCCGCCTCAACTACTGGTCTGACCATCTCGATGCGGCCGTAGAAACCGGCCTCCGGACGAATCACGGCTCTGCGATGGTTGAGACGGGAGCCATCAAGTCCTACACCGACGGCAGTTTCGGCGGGCGCACCGCGAAGCTGTCAACCCCCTATGCCGACGCCGACACGACTGGTCAGTGGGTCGTCACCCCGGAAGAACTCGACACCGTCGTCGGCATCGCAGACCGTGCTGGCTTCCAAGCCTGCGCCCACGCGATTGGCGACGAGGCGATTACTGCGGTTCTCGACGCCTACGAAGAACAGACAGCAGACCCAGAAGCCGCCCGCCACCGCGTCGAGCACGCGGAGCTGCTCACCGACGAGCACATCGAGCGGTTCGCGGAGTTGGGCGTCGTCGCCTCCGTCCAGCCGAACTTCCTGCGTTGGGCCGACGAGAGCGGCCTCTACGACGCCCGACTCGGCGAGCAACGCCGCCGCCAATCAAACCGCTACGCCGACTTGCTGGACGCGGGCGTCCCCCTCGCCTTCGGCTCAGATTGTATGCCCCTCGACCCACTCTTTGGCATCCACCACGCCGTGAACGCACCCGACCCCACCCAGCGCATCTCGGTGACTGATGCACTGCGCGCCTACACGGCGGGCGCGGCCTACGCCGGGTTTGCCGAAGACCGACGCGGAACCATCGAGAAGGGGAAGCAAGCAGACCTCGTCGTGCTCGACCGGTCGCCGTGGGAGCACGCAGACGCAATCGAGGACATCGACGTGACGATGACGCTTGTTGGCGGAGAAGTCGTCTACGACGGGCGGTAG
- the gpmI gene encoding 2,3-bisphosphoglycerate-independent phosphoglycerate mutase, translating to MKAALIILDGWGLGSHDRLDAVKGADTPNFDRLTEAGAYGELTVSGRRVGLPEGQMGNSEVGHLNIGAGRVVMQEFTRIEDAIADGSFATNDAIQDAFDHAEASGGRVHFMGLVSDGGVHSAQSHLHALIDIAADRDIDAVTHAFTDGRDTAPRGGQQFLTDLEAHATNAGTGNVATVTGRYYAMDRDQNWERTRRAYDAIVNRDAPYTAASAVEAVEASYERGDTDEFVEPTLIEGGPALEDGDAVIFFNFRSDRGRQLTRMLADIRPEWDFETHPPETYLVTMTQYDKTFPVPVAFPPNQPKDTLGAVVSAAGLTQLRLAESEKYAHVTYFLNGGREVEFDGEIRKIIQSPDVPTYDLQPEMSAKEVTDTALSVIKTDDPDVLVCNYANPDMVGHTGDYDAAVKAVEAVDAQLGRLVAAVQQAGGHVLITADHGNADDMGTPENPDTAHTLNPVPLIYLTPENTDGGRTVIADGTLANIAPTLLSLIGIEKPEKMTGESLLN from the coding sequence ATGAAAGCGGCGCTCATCATTTTAGACGGGTGGGGACTCGGGAGCCACGACCGGCTGGATGCGGTGAAAGGCGCGGACACGCCGAATTTCGACCGCCTCACGGAAGCGGGCGCGTACGGCGAACTGACCGTCTCCGGCCGTCGCGTTGGCCTCCCCGAAGGGCAGATGGGGAACAGCGAAGTCGGCCACCTCAACATCGGCGCAGGCCGCGTCGTCATGCAGGAGTTCACCCGCATCGAAGACGCCATCGCCGACGGTTCGTTCGCCACGAACGACGCGATTCAGGACGCGTTCGACCACGCCGAGGCGTCGGGCGGCCGCGTCCACTTCATGGGACTCGTCTCCGACGGGGGCGTCCACTCTGCCCAGAGTCACCTCCACGCGCTCATCGACATCGCCGCAGATCGGGATATCGACGCCGTGACCCACGCCTTCACCGACGGCCGTGACACCGCGCCGAGAGGGGGCCAACAGTTCCTCACCGACCTCGAAGCGCACGCCACAAACGCGGGAACTGGGAACGTGGCAACCGTCACCGGGCGCTACTACGCGATGGACCGCGACCAGAACTGGGAGCGCACTCGCCGCGCCTACGACGCCATCGTGAACCGAGACGCGCCGTACACCGCCGCCTCCGCCGTTGAGGCGGTCGAAGCGTCTTACGAGCGCGGTGATACAGACGAGTTCGTGGAGCCAACGCTCATTGAGGGCGGCCCGGCCCTCGAAGACGGCGACGCGGTCATCTTCTTCAACTTCCGCTCAGACCGCGGCCGCCAGCTCACCCGCATGCTCGCGGACATCCGCCCCGAATGGGATTTCGAGACCCACCCGCCGGAGACGTATCTCGTCACGATGACGCAGTACGACAAGACGTTCCCTGTCCCCGTGGCGTTCCCGCCCAACCAGCCCAAAGACACCCTCGGAGCGGTCGTGTCTGCGGCAGGGCTCACCCAACTTCGCCTCGCGGAATCGGAGAAGTACGCCCACGTCACCTACTTCCTGAACGGCGGGCGCGAAGTCGAATTCGACGGCGAGATTCGGAAAATCATCCAGAGTCCGGACGTTCCGACCTACGACCTGCAACCCGAAATGAGCGCGAAAGAAGTCACGGATACGGCGCTCTCGGTCATCAAAACCGACGACCCAGACGTGCTCGTCTGCAACTACGCGAATCCCGACATGGTCGGGCACACTGGCGACTACGACGCCGCCGTGAAGGCGGTCGAAGCCGTTGATGCACAACTCGGTCGCCTCGTCGCTGCTGTCCAGCAGGCGGGCGGGCACGTCCTCATCACCGCAGACCACGGCAACGCAGATGACATGGGCACCCCCGAAAACCCGGACACGGCACACACGCTGAACCCGGTGCCGCTCATCTATCTCACGCCAGAAAACACCGACGGCGGCCGTACCGTCATCGCAGACGGCACGCTTGCGAACATCGCGCCGACGCTCCTCTCACTCATCGGTATCGAAAAGCCCGAGAAGATGACCGGCGAATCGCTGTTGAACTAA
- a CDS encoding sodium:calcium antiporter, with protein MLVEILLFLGGLALLVYGASRAVGEASNLALYYGVTPFFIGVTVISIGTSVPEMVTSVLGARLGAGDIVVGNIVGSETSQITLAIGIVALVAPVVATRREVLVYGGGMVLSMVIMMLALDDGALTFSEGVLMMLAYVEFIYILYTNAGGEEIAEETVERQTPRETVPWIVVGLIFVVVGGQLMVTNAISLARLFGISEYLIGLLTGLGTTAPEIAVAGIAAYRGNGGISVGALLGSNITDPVFSLGVGALVADVVVDTAAISTSLTYMLGVSILVLALMYWRRGLGRWEALVCILLYPVSLLFH; from the coding sequence GTGTTAGTCGAAATACTGCTCTTTCTTGGTGGCCTCGCGCTGCTCGTTTACGGCGCGTCGCGCGCCGTCGGTGAGGCAAGTAACCTCGCACTGTACTACGGCGTCACGCCGTTTTTCATCGGCGTGACGGTCATTTCAATTGGGACGTCAGTACCAGAAATGGTCACCTCCGTCCTCGGGGCACGACTCGGCGCGGGCGACATCGTCGTCGGGAACATCGTCGGCTCAGAAACCTCCCAAATCACCCTCGCCATCGGCATCGTTGCGTTGGTCGCCCCCGTCGTCGCCACCCGCCGCGAGGTGCTCGTGTACGGCGGCGGCATGGTGCTTTCTATGGTCATCATGATGCTCGCGCTTGACGACGGGGCGCTCACCTTCTCAGAAGGCGTGTTGATGATGCTCGCCTACGTCGAGTTCATCTACATCCTCTATACGAACGCGGGCGGCGAGGAGATAGCAGAAGAAACCGTCGAACGACAGACACCCCGCGAAACTGTCCCGTGGATTGTGGTTGGGCTTATTTTCGTCGTCGTGGGCGGGCAGCTGATGGTCACGAACGCGATTTCGCTCGCCCGCCTCTTTGGTATCTCTGAGTACTTGATTGGCCTGCTCACCGGCCTCGGGACGACCGCGCCGGAAATCGCGGTTGCGGGCATCGCCGCCTACCGTGGCAACGGCGGGATTTCGGTGGGTGCGTTGCTCGGGAGCAACATCACCGACCCCGTGTTCTCCCTCGGCGTTGGCGCGCTCGTTGCAGACGTGGTCGTCGATACGGCGGCGATTTCAACCTCGCTCACCTACATGCTCGGTGTCTCGATTCTCGTCCTCGCGCTCATGTACTGGCGGCGCGGCCTCGGGCGGTGGGAGGCACTCGTCTGTATTCTGCTCTACCCGGTGAGCCTCCTGTTTCACTGA
- a CDS encoding DNA double-strand break repair nuclease NurA — protein sequence MTLDPVHFDGIADLARRIEQDVDASDHRAFAETVWNEFLDPLWDGNTKVLEPLDKVARKRIDIADVALCDDRFETCHGIDSGTINPTTFKNGLVIDVAQAAMSAVPSDLALHRSRTMVATVHTNDTAGTFDEDWSMFDDGYSRARLFKVPRVSRYEGAVVHALALYLAESKHALLQADVVENLLVLDGPIYPKGLLNWENRHPELRELLVEDKRPRDVVENYVRLVERFANREIPLIGFVKNTSTKAITNAVRGKAEAPWVNDAAFFAKVLERRADDERLTDCLTFTNWFISRGGADETFSVKGDALDIDRELPAEQYEVTFFIVYDPRQDLVYKVEAPYAFTKDEELREQLTMQLLCDVARNRGPPKVIGKADELARISQQEKESLKQKLEQTFHADRERTYDDVRWGLDY from the coding sequence ATGACACTCGACCCGGTCCACTTCGACGGCATCGCGGATCTGGCCCGCCGGATCGAGCAGGACGTGGATGCGAGCGACCACCGCGCGTTCGCAGAGACCGTCTGGAACGAGTTTTTAGACCCGCTCTGGGACGGCAATACGAAAGTCCTCGAACCGCTCGACAAGGTGGCCAGAAAGCGCATTGACATCGCCGATGTCGCTCTCTGTGATGACCGCTTTGAAACGTGCCACGGCATCGACTCTGGCACCATCAACCCGACGACGTTCAAAAACGGGCTGGTCATCGACGTGGCCCAAGCGGCGATGAGTGCGGTTCCCTCTGATTTAGCGCTCCACCGCTCACGGACGATGGTTGCCACCGTTCACACGAACGACACGGCGGGCACGTTCGACGAGGACTGGTCGATGTTCGACGACGGCTACAGTCGCGCTCGGCTGTTCAAAGTCCCGCGCGTGAGTCGCTACGAGGGGGCCGTCGTCCACGCGCTCGCGCTCTATCTCGCAGAGAGCAAACACGCCCTGTTGCAGGCCGACGTGGTCGAAAACCTGCTCGTCCTCGATGGGCCAATCTACCCGAAAGGCCTGTTGAACTGGGAGAATCGGCATCCCGAACTCCGCGAGTTGCTCGTAGAGGACAAGCGACCGCGTGACGTGGTCGAAAACTACGTCCGGTTGGTCGAGCGCTTTGCAAACAGAGAGATTCCGCTCATCGGCTTCGTGAAAAACACCTCGACGAAGGCCATCACGAACGCTGTCCGCGGAAAAGCAGAGGCCCCGTGGGTCAACGACGCCGCCTTCTTCGCAAAAGTGCTCGAACGCCGGGCAGACGACGAGCGCCTGACCGATTGCCTGACATTCACCAATTGGTTCATCTCGCGAGGCGGCGCAGACGAGACGTTTTCGGTGAAAGGCGACGCGCTCGACATCGACCGCGAACTGCCAGCCGAACAGTACGAAGTGACGTTCTTCATCGTCTACGACCCACGCCAAGACCTCGTGTACAAGGTGGAAGCGCCGTACGCGTTCACGAAAGACGAGGAACTGCGAGAGCAGCTCACCATGCAACTGCTCTGTGACGTGGCGCGCAATCGTGGGCCACCAAAGGTCATCGGAAAGGCGGACGAACTCGCGCGCATCAGCCAGCAAGAGAAAGAATCACTCAAACAAAAACTCGAACAGACGTTCCATGCAGACCGTGAGCGCACCTACGACGACGTGCGCTGGGGACTCGATTATTAA
- a CDS encoding ATP-binding protein, whose product MTDLGDFNDFDPDDGDVEATTATESDFEPVTVEGVGPDRGIGTLAVSAGLSIGEDRDETCLRAYVTAKNRSDVRIGKYLLISYPDGESLFCRITTLEYAQEYYTDDATEIHARRAMRSSGIDEHDYKFMASLEPIAVLYEDDGELKRRMTDRVPKPETVVREATDQTEIKTGLKIPEEGVFLGHLSVGGEKVRTGAEPPTIDYRVKDNYESGDPLVFRHTLIAGGTGSGKTHSAKNVLRQYLSEARTYPVEAGSSQERRMAVVQFDPQDEYAQMHDDNPEMTTEFARRCERENIAHGGHEDTIAFIPKVEGSNYAADHHRAEQVEFTIPFSLVRNNRWLVAGGSLNDNQYNALDFLLDRYFRTGSTHTYRGFLSFLDDPALREELDESGRVHEATFDAVHRRVRSSAFNSVFDQDAAPITEQIHRLVRAGGLTVIPTYHVTNSRATEVIVLAVASLLIDQKLSNDPQFDRIKETPLVVGMDEAHNFLADAESAQARKVIGKFTEAAKQGRKERLGLFLITQDPQDIAEPVFKQVNTKIVLNLGDVDAIKSVNIPANLEKKVPYMEKGQMVIYSPDNSEPVELIGLSKCLTRHGRGA is encoded by the coding sequence ATGACCGACCTCGGTGACTTCAACGATTTCGACCCCGACGACGGGGACGTTGAAGCGACAACCGCGACGGAGAGCGATTTTGAGCCCGTGACCGTAGAGGGCGTGGGACCAGACCGCGGCATTGGCACGCTCGCTGTCTCCGCTGGCCTCTCGATTGGCGAAGACCGCGACGAGACGTGTCTCAGAGCCTACGTGACCGCGAAAAACCGCTCTGACGTGCGTATTGGAAAATATCTCCTCATCTCCTATCCCGACGGCGAGAGCCTCTTTTGCCGGATTACGACGCTCGAATACGCCCAAGAGTACTACACCGACGACGCCACCGAGATTCACGCCCGCCGCGCGATGCGCTCTTCTGGCATCGACGAACACGACTACAAGTTCATGGCCTCGCTCGAACCCATCGCGGTGCTCTACGAGGACGACGGCGAACTCAAACGCCGGATGACCGACCGCGTCCCGAAGCCAGAAACCGTCGTGCGCGAGGCAACCGACCAGACAGAAATCAAGACCGGCCTCAAGATTCCAGAGGAAGGCGTCTTCCTCGGGCACCTCTCGGTCGGTGGCGAGAAAGTCCGGACGGGCGCAGAGCCACCGACCATCGACTACCGCGTCAAGGACAACTACGAGTCGGGTGACCCGCTCGTGTTTCGCCACACGCTGATTGCGGGTGGGACGGGGTCGGGGAAAACCCACAGCGCGAAAAACGTCCTCAGGCAGTATCTGAGCGAGGCACGCACCTACCCAGTCGAAGCCGGGAGTTCACAGGAGCGCCGGATGGCCGTCGTCCAGTTCGACCCCCAGGACGAGTATGCCCAGATGCACGACGACAACCCGGAGATGACCACGGAGTTCGCTCGGCGGTGTGAACGCGAGAACATCGCCCACGGCGGCCACGAGGACACCATCGCGTTCATCCCGAAAGTCGAGGGGTCGAACTACGCCGCAGACCACCACCGCGCAGAGCAAGTCGAGTTCACCATCCCGTTCTCGCTCGTGCGCAACAACCGCTGGCTCGTCGCGGGCGGGAGTCTCAACGACAACCAGTACAACGCCCTCGACTTCCTCTTAGACCGCTACTTTAGAACCGGCTCTACGCACACCTATCGCGGCTTCCTCTCGTTCCTTGACGACCCCGCCCTGCGCGAGGAACTCGACGAGAGCGGGCGCGTCCACGAGGCCACCTTCGATGCCGTCCACCGCCGGGTGCGCTCCTCGGCGTTCAACAGTGTGTTCGACCAAGACGCAGCGCCGATTACTGAGCAGATTCACCGCCTCGTGCGGGCCGGCGGCCTCACCGTGATTCCGACCTACCACGTCACGAATAGCCGTGCGACCGAAGTCATCGTCCTCGCGGTGGCAAGCCTGCTCATCGACCAGAAACTCTCGAACGACCCGCAGTTCGACCGCATCAAGGAGACGCCGCTCGTCGTCGGGATGGACGAGGCGCACAACTTCCTCGCAGATGCGGAGAGTGCCCAAGCGCGCAAGGTGATAGGCAAGTTCACCGAAGCCGCAAAACAGGGCCGGAAAGAGCGCCTTGGCCTCTTTCTCATCACCCAAGACCCACAGGACATCGCCGAACCGGTGTTCAAGCAGGTGAACACGAAAATCGTGCTGAATCTGGGTGATGTAGACGCCATCAAGAGCGTGAACATCCCCGCGAATTTAGAGAAGAAAGTGCCCTACATGGAGAAAGGCCAGATGGTGATTTACTCGCCGGACAACTCAGAGCCGGTCGAGTTGATCGGGCTCTCTAAATGTCTCACCCGACACGGCCGGGGCGCGTAG
- a CDS encoding universal stress protein yields the protein MGKRLLIPMDGSEQAVHALQFGLKEFPSSDITILHVINPMDTGFSPQASLPGYAEEWYKNAEENAAEIFTEADDIAGEFDRGVDTEQVVGRPAREIVTYAKDNDVDQIVMGSHGRTGVSRILLGSVAKNVVKRSPIPVTVVR from the coding sequence ATGGGAAAGCGCCTGCTGATTCCGATGGACGGCTCAGAGCAAGCCGTCCACGCGCTCCAGTTCGGCCTCAAAGAGTTTCCGAGTTCGGACATCACCATCCTCCACGTCATCAACCCAATGGACACCGGCTTTAGCCCGCAGGCGTCGCTCCCCGGCTACGCAGAGGAGTGGTACAAAAACGCAGAAGAGAACGCAGCTGAGATTTTCACAGAGGCGGACGATATCGCAGGCGAGTTCGACCGCGGCGTCGATACCGAACAGGTCGTCGGACGGCCAGCCCGTGAAATCGTCACGTACGCGAAGGACAACGACGTCGACCAAATCGTGATGGGAAGTCACGGGAGAACGGGTGTTTCGCGCATTCTCCTCGGGAGCGTCGCTAAAAACGTCGTCAAACGGTCGCCAATTCCGGTGACCGTGGTTCGCTAA
- a CDS encoding ester cyclase encodes MAVSTAAQNKQIVERTLKECWNEGNFESLSQLAHDDIRVLDDDGNTVATGPQGFQKHVEAWRTAFPDFTVDAKELIAEDDVVVLRFMEEGTFTGELTRGELAGIDPTGKHYRSSGVAFHRIKDGKLAEFWVIDDSLNYAQQLGVLPDDLQKIGM; translated from the coding sequence ATGGCAGTTTCAACAGCCGCACAGAACAAACAAATCGTAGAGCGCACGCTCAAAGAGTGCTGGAACGAAGGGAACTTCGAGTCGCTTTCGCAACTCGCCCACGACGACATCCGCGTCCTTGACGACGACGGCAACACGGTCGCAACCGGGCCACAGGGCTTCCAAAAGCACGTCGAAGCGTGGCGGACGGCCTTCCCCGACTTCACCGTTGACGCCAAAGAACTCATCGCAGAAGACGACGTTGTCGTCCTTCGCTTCATGGAAGAAGGCACGTTCACGGGCGAACTCACCCGTGGTGAACTCGCGGGCATCGACCCGACCGGCAAGCACTACCGCTCGTCGGGCGTGGCGTTCCACCGCATCAAAGACGGCAAACTCGCAGAGTTCTGGGTCATCGACGACAGCTTAAACTACGCCCAACAGCTCGGCGTCCTCCCGGACGACCTGCAAAAAATCGGGATGTAA